From a single Flavobacterium sp. genomic region:
- a CDS encoding LytR/AlgR family response regulator transcription factor, which translates to MKLNCIVLDDSALQRITITKLVNESILLNLIGDFANALEAKNCINNNTIDLMFLDIEMPLINGFDFLDGLKIKPQIIFITSKADYAVKAFDYEATDFLQKPISKERFIKAVKKAIELHFLRSENNEENIESIVIKSNLKKLKIFVSKIKWIEAYGDYIKLVTDDESHLVLSTMKGFEKELPEGKFIRVHKSYIINLDRVEKFNSKFAEIGTTKIPLSRNKKEEIVRAIENA; encoded by the coding sequence ATGAAGTTGAATTGTATTGTATTAGATGATAGCGCCCTTCAAAGAATTACTATCACAAAACTAGTTAACGAATCAATATTATTGAATTTAATTGGAGATTTTGCTAATGCCCTTGAAGCTAAGAATTGCATTAATAACAACACTATTGACTTAATGTTTTTAGACATTGAAATGCCCTTAATTAACGGCTTTGATTTTTTAGATGGACTAAAAATAAAACCACAAATTATATTTATCACTTCTAAAGCTGACTATGCTGTAAAAGCTTTTGATTATGAAGCTACTGATTTTCTTCAAAAACCAATTTCTAAGGAACGTTTTATAAAAGCAGTAAAAAAAGCTATTGAGTTGCACTTTCTTCGTTCTGAAAACAACGAAGAAAATATAGAAAGTATTGTGATTAAAAGTAACTTAAAAAAACTTAAAATATTTGTTTCTAAAATAAAATGGATTGAAGCCTATGGTGATTATATTAAATTAGTGACTGATGATGAAAGTCATTTAGTATTATCAACCATGAAAGGTTTTGAAAAAGAACTCCCAGAAGGTAAATTTATTCGCGTACATAAATCATATATCATCAATTTAGATCGCGTAGAAAAATTCAATAGTAAGTTTGCCGAAATTGGAACAACTAAAATACCGTTAAGCAGAAACAAAAAAGAAGAAATTGTTAGAGCTATAGAAAACGCTTAA
- the rpsR gene encoding 30S ribosomal protein S18: MSTLEQSAKGKKDGDIRYLTPLNIDTNKTKKYCRFKKSGIKYIDYKDADFLLKFVNEQGKILPRRLTGTSLKYQRKVSVAVKRARHLALMPYVADLLK; encoded by the coding sequence ATGTCTACATTAGAGCAATCTGCAAAAGGTAAAAAAGACGGAGATATCAGATATCTTACGCCTTTAAACATAGATACAAACAAAACTAAAAAGTATTGTCGTTTTAAAAAATCAGGTATCAAATACATCGATTATAAAGACGCAGACTTTTTATTGAAATTTGTTAACGAGCAAGGTAAAATTTTACCAAGACGTTTAACAGGTACTTCATTAAAATACCAAAGAAAAGTTTCTGTAGCTGTTAAAAGAGCTCGTCACTTAGCTTTAATGCCATACGTGGCCGATTTATTAAAATAA
- the rpsF gene encoding 30S ribosomal protein S6, whose translation MNHYETVFILNPVLSEQQVKETVSKFEDFLTSKGSEMVSKEDWGLKKLAYEIQHKKSGFYHLFEFKAPAEIIIAFETEFRRDERVMRFLTVSLDKHAISWAERRRVKLKAKSN comes from the coding sequence ATGAATCATTATGAAACTGTTTTCATCTTGAATCCCGTTTTATCTGAACAACAGGTAAAGGAAACAGTAAGCAAGTTTGAAGATTTTCTTACTTCTAAAGGGTCTGAGATGGTATCGAAAGAAGATTGGGGCTTAAAAAAATTAGCTTACGAAATTCAACACAAGAAAAGTGGATTTTACCACTTATTCGAATTCAAAGCGCCAGCTGAAATTATTATTGCATTTGAAACTGAATTCCGTCGTGACGAGCGTGTTATGCGTTTCTTAACTGTGTCTTTAGACAAACATGCAATTTCTTGGGCAGAAAGAAGAAGAGTTAAATTAAAAGCTAAATCAAACTAA
- the rplI gene encoding 50S ribosomal protein L9, protein MELILKQDVQNLGFKDDVVTVKNGYGRNFLIPQGAAILATPSAKKVLAENLKQKAHKEAKIVADAKSLAEALKAFEIKITAKAGGDKLFGSVTNANIAEVLEANGHSIDRKFITSGVVKRVGKYTASVRLHRDVIVELAYEIVGEKA, encoded by the coding sequence ATGGAACTTATCTTAAAACAAGACGTTCAAAATTTAGGATTTAAAGATGATGTAGTAACTGTGAAAAACGGATACGGACGTAACTTCTTAATTCCTCAAGGTGCTGCTATTTTAGCTACTCCTTCTGCTAAAAAAGTTTTAGCCGAAAACTTAAAGCAAAAAGCGCACAAAGAAGCTAAAATTGTTGCAGATGCTAAATCTTTAGCAGAAGCATTAAAAGCTTTTGAAATTAAAATTACAGCTAAAGCTGGTGGTGATAAATTGTTTGGTTCTGTTACTAATGCTAACATTGCAGAAGTATTAGAAGCTAACGGTCATTCTATTGATAGAAAATTCATCACAAGTGGTGTTGTTAAACGTGTAGGTAAATATACTGCAAGCGTAAGATTACACAGAGACGTTATCGTTGAATTAGCTTACGAAATCGTAGGTGAAAAAGCATAA
- a CDS encoding DUF6495 family protein yields MKYTRLTKEQLEELHPEFITFLATQSIDKKEWDEIKQNKPQIAEQEIDVFSDMIWEKALTNVTHIDHFSKNYIFLFKCLQNAVFSFVIKTNNPQIDFVSADGIHWLSENLFSDDVEITRGKKELTENRNESLFEIIKQGGIISKGELFTKLDSLINQ; encoded by the coding sequence ATGAAGTACACAAGATTAACTAAAGAGCAATTAGAAGAATTACATCCCGAATTTATTACCTTTTTAGCTACCCAATCGATAGATAAAAAGGAATGGGATGAAATCAAACAAAATAAACCACAAATTGCCGAACAAGAAATCGATGTTTTTTCCGATATGATTTGGGAAAAAGCATTGACGAATGTTACACATATTGATCATTTTTCTAAAAACTATATTTTTCTTTTTAAATGTTTGCAAAATGCGGTTTTTTCTTTCGTAATAAAAACCAATAATCCACAAATTGATTTTGTTTCTGCCGATGGAATTCACTGGTTATCTGAAAATCTTTTTTCTGATGATGTAGAAATAACAAGAGGAAAAAAAGAGTTAACTGAAAACAGAAACGAATCGTTGTTTGAAATCATCAAGCAAGGAGGAATCATCAGCAAAGGAGAATTGTTTACCAAATTAGACAGCTTAATCAATCAATAA
- the ligA gene encoding NAD-dependent DNA ligase LigA produces the protein MSFLETIKNLRDELNQHNYNYYVLDNPTISDFEFDQKLKQLQDLEAQHPESFDENSPTQRVGGMVTKNFETIKHEYRMYSLDNSYSIEDLQDWEIRIQKVLGDVPLEYTCELKYDGASISIGYENGRLVRAVTRGDGFQGDDVTNNIKTIKAVPIHLKGDFPEKFDIRGEIILPFAGFEKMNQELIEIGETPYSNPRNTASGSLKLQDSAEVAKRPLDCLLYFVIGNNLTFKTQYEGLQKARDWGFKVPSQSKLAKNLNEVFEYINYWDKHRHDLPYETDGVVIKVNNLQHQEELGYTAKSPRWAMAYKFKAEQVTTKLNSISYQVGRTGAITPVANLEPVQLAGTIVKRASLHNADQIEKLDIRIGDEVFVEKGGEIIPKIIAVANRGIQAEPTQYITHCPECQTELVRTEGEANHFCPNFYGCPPQIIGRVQHFITRKAMDIDGLGGETVALLFNAGLVTNYADLYELKKEQIIPLERMAEKSAENLINGIEKSKTIPFERVLYALGIRYVGETVAKKLAKHYKSIDALTNASIMDLILVDEIGDKIAQSVVQFFENQENIRIIDRLKNYGVQLESGVEDILLSEKLKGKTFVVSGVFEIYSRDELKKAIEDNGGKVGSSISSKTDFVIAGDNMGPSKLEKANQLKITIISETDFKNMIDG, from the coding sequence ATGAGCTTTTTAGAGACTATTAAGAATTTAAGAGACGAATTAAACCAACATAATTACAATTATTATGTGTTGGACAATCCTACAATTTCTGACTTTGAATTTGATCAAAAGCTAAAACAATTGCAAGATTTAGAAGCACAACATCCTGAATCTTTTGATGAAAATTCACCAACTCAACGAGTAGGAGGAATGGTTACCAAAAATTTCGAAACCATAAAACACGAATATCGCATGTATTCGTTGGATAATTCCTATTCTATTGAAGATTTGCAGGATTGGGAAATCCGAATTCAAAAGGTTTTAGGTGATGTTCCGTTAGAATATACATGTGAATTAAAATACGATGGTGCATCAATTAGTATTGGTTATGAGAATGGTCGTTTGGTTCGTGCGGTAACGCGTGGCGATGGTTTTCAAGGCGATGATGTAACCAATAATATTAAAACTATAAAAGCAGTTCCAATTCATTTAAAAGGCGATTTTCCTGAAAAATTTGACATTCGTGGCGAAATCATTCTTCCGTTTGCTGGATTTGAAAAAATGAACCAAGAATTAATTGAAATTGGCGAAACTCCTTATTCAAATCCAAGAAATACAGCATCTGGAAGTTTAAAATTGCAAGACAGTGCTGAGGTAGCCAAGCGGCCATTAGATTGTTTGTTGTACTTCGTAATTGGGAATAATTTAACATTTAAAACGCAATATGAAGGCTTGCAAAAAGCTAGAGATTGGGGATTTAAAGTGCCATCACAATCTAAATTAGCTAAAAATTTAAACGAAGTTTTTGAATACATTAATTATTGGGACAAACACCGTCACGATTTACCTTATGAAACGGATGGTGTGGTAATAAAAGTCAATAATTTACAGCATCAAGAGGAATTAGGTTATACGGCAAAATCACCACGTTGGGCGATGGCTTATAAGTTTAAAGCCGAACAAGTAACTACGAAATTAAATTCGATTTCGTATCAAGTTGGGCGAACTGGTGCTATTACTCCAGTAGCAAATTTAGAACCTGTGCAATTGGCAGGAACTATTGTAAAACGTGCTTCATTGCACAATGCCGATCAAATCGAAAAATTAGATATCCGAATTGGAGATGAAGTTTTTGTTGAAAAAGGTGGCGAAATTATTCCGAAAATTATTGCAGTTGCTAATCGCGGAATTCAAGCCGAGCCTACACAATACATCACACATTGTCCGGAATGTCAAACTGAACTGGTTAGAACTGAAGGCGAAGCAAATCATTTTTGTCCGAATTTTTATGGTTGTCCGCCGCAGATTATTGGAAGAGTTCAGCATTTCATTACCCGAAAAGCAATGGATATTGATGGTTTAGGTGGTGAAACAGTTGCGTTGTTATTCAATGCGGGTTTAGTTACGAATTATGCTGATTTGTATGAATTGAAAAAGGAACAAATCATTCCCTTAGAACGAATGGCTGAAAAGTCAGCTGAGAATTTGATTAATGGAATTGAAAAATCCAAAACCATTCCTTTTGAACGAGTTTTATATGCTTTAGGAATTCGTTATGTAGGTGAAACGGTGGCAAAAAAATTAGCCAAACATTACAAGTCTATAGATGCTTTAACAAATGCGAGTATTATGGATTTGATTTTAGTAGATGAAATTGGCGATAAAATTGCACAAAGTGTGGTGCAATTCTTTGAAAATCAAGAAAATATTCGTATTATTGATAGGCTTAAGAATTATGGTGTTCAATTAGAGTCAGGTGTAGAAGATATCTTACTTTCTGAAAAGTTAAAAGGGAAAACTTTTGTGGTTTCAGGTGTTTTTGAGATTTATTCGAGAGATGAACTCAAAAAAGCGATTGAAGATAATGGCGGAAAAGTAGGAAGTTCAATTTCTTCTAAAACCGATTTTGTAATTGCAGGAGATAATATGGGACCATCAAAATTAGAAAAAGCGAATCAATTAAAAATTACAATAATTTCTGAAACAGATTTTAAAAACATGATAGATGGGTAA
- the priA gene encoding replication restart helicase PriA, whose amino-acid sequence MLYFIEVVLPLAVSKTFTYQVSEAEFNYIQIGMRVAVPFGKTKIYTALVLSKTNTPPQLYDAKEIHQILDERPVVNSKQIEHWKWIASYYMCSLGEVFRSALPSGYILESETIISAKENSEIDCNELKDDEYLILEALKSQSSITVQEVIKILGKKTVFPIINRLLTKGALVLQEEISEQYKPKLVRYIKLHESFLQQEQLAELLEVLSKAKKQRELVLYYFQLQAREKAPISVKKLIETSGSTSAIVKSLVDKTIFEEYYIAKDRVTFDKKEDSQFVLSEAQQLTFDSIQENFKTFDVNLLHGVTASGKTEIYIKLLEQYIKAGKQVLFLLPEIALTTQLVQRLTAYFGNEVAVFHSKYTNNERIEVWNQVIENSPKAKVVIGVRSALFLPFSNLGCIIVDEEHEQTFKQHDPAPRYHARDAAIVLAKQHGAKVVLGSATPSLETYYNVQSNKYGLTELKVRYGNVVLPEIQLVDLKDKYFRKKMSGHFSDELLEEITETLSKGEQVILFQNRRGFSPYVECMTCGHVPHCPSCDVSLTYYKFKNQLRCHYCGHSIANPTHCHSCQSVDVTSKGFGTEQIEMELKTLFPEKNIGRMDQDTTRGKFGFEKIIDSFKNREIDVLVGTQMLAKGLDFDNVTLVGILNADNLLNQPNFRAYERAYQMMMQVSGRAGRSEKKGKVIIQTYNPYHNTIQQVLGNDYLGMYKEQIYERQNFKYPPFFRLVKLTLKHRDFDKLKEGSMWLYNVLSQNLDMPVLGPEEPAINRIRNEYIRTIMVKIPIQKNLGATKQTVAKVLMSFEAVPQYRSIKVKVDVDVY is encoded by the coding sequence ATGCTGTATTTTATCGAAGTCGTTTTACCGTTGGCTGTTTCAAAAACCTTTACATATCAGGTTTCTGAGGCAGAATTTAACTACATTCAAATTGGAATGCGAGTGGCAGTTCCTTTTGGTAAAACAAAGATTTATACGGCTCTGGTGTTGAGTAAAACCAATACACCACCTCAATTATATGATGCAAAAGAAATTCATCAAATTTTAGATGAAAGACCAGTTGTAAATTCAAAACAAATTGAACATTGGAAATGGATTGCTTCCTATTATATGTGTTCGCTGGGTGAGGTTTTTAGAAGTGCATTGCCTTCAGGTTATATCTTAGAGAGTGAAACAATTATTTCGGCAAAAGAAAATTCTGAAATTGATTGTAATGAACTAAAAGATGATGAATATCTAATTTTAGAAGCCTTAAAAAGTCAATCTTCTATTACAGTTCAAGAGGTGATTAAAATTTTAGGAAAGAAAACCGTTTTCCCAATAATTAATCGATTATTGACAAAAGGCGCTTTGGTTTTACAAGAAGAAATTTCGGAACAATACAAACCGAAGTTAGTTCGCTATATTAAATTGCACGAATCTTTTTTACAACAAGAACAATTAGCCGAGTTATTGGAAGTGTTATCCAAAGCCAAAAAACAACGCGAATTGGTTTTGTATTATTTTCAATTACAAGCTCGAGAAAAAGCACCTATTTCGGTTAAGAAATTAATTGAAACATCAGGTAGTACTTCAGCTATTGTTAAATCGTTGGTCGATAAAACTATTTTTGAAGAATATTACATTGCAAAAGATAGAGTGACTTTCGATAAAAAAGAGGATAGTCAATTTGTATTGAGTGAAGCCCAACAATTAACATTTGATAGTATTCAAGAAAATTTTAAAACGTTCGATGTGAATTTGTTACATGGTGTGACGGCTTCGGGTAAAACCGAAATTTACATTAAACTTTTAGAACAATATATTAAGGCAGGAAAGCAAGTGTTGTTTTTATTGCCAGAAATAGCTCTTACTACACAATTAGTCCAAAGATTAACTGCTTATTTTGGAAATGAAGTAGCGGTTTTTCATTCAAAATATACAAATAACGAAAGAATTGAAGTTTGGAATCAAGTCATAGAAAATTCTCCAAAAGCTAAAGTAGTTATTGGTGTTCGAAGTGCTTTGTTTCTTCCATTTTCAAATCTAGGTTGTATTATTGTGGATGAAGAGCATGAGCAAACGTTCAAACAACATGATCCAGCGCCAAGATATCATGCACGTGATGCTGCCATAGTTTTGGCTAAGCAACACGGTGCAAAAGTGGTTTTAGGAAGTGCTACGCCTTCTTTAGAAACCTATTATAACGTGCAATCTAATAAATACGGTTTAACTGAATTAAAAGTGCGTTATGGAAATGTAGTATTGCCTGAAATTCAATTGGTTGATTTAAAAGATAAATATTTCAGAAAGAAAATGTCAGGCCATTTTTCAGATGAATTATTGGAGGAAATTACTGAAACGTTGTCTAAAGGCGAACAAGTTATTTTATTTCAAAACCGCAGAGGATTTTCACCTTATGTGGAATGTATGACGTGTGGTCATGTGCCGCATTGTCCAAGTTGCGATGTGAGTTTGACGTATTATAAATTTAAAAATCAATTACGTTGTCATTATTGTGGTCATTCGATTGCAAATCCTACACATTGTCATAGTTGTCAATCAGTGGATGTTACTTCAAAAGGTTTCGGAACCGAGCAAATCGAAATGGAATTGAAAACACTTTTTCCAGAGAAAAATATCGGAAGAATGGATCAAGATACTACTCGAGGTAAATTTGGTTTTGAAAAGATAATTGATTCGTTTAAAAACAGAGAAATTGATGTTTTGGTAGGAACGCAAATGCTTGCCAAAGGTTTAGACTTTGACAACGTAACTTTAGTTGGAATATTAAATGCCGATAATTTATTGAATCAGCCGAATTTCAGAGCTTACGAAAGAGCATATCAAATGATGATGCAAGTTTCAGGTAGGGCAGGACGTTCTGAAAAGAAAGGGAAAGTCATCATTCAGACCTATAACCCCTATCATAATACTATTCAGCAAGTTTTGGGTAATGATTATTTGGGAATGTATAAAGAACAAATTTACGAGCGTCAGAATTTTAAATATCCGCCATTTTTTCGATTAGTAAAACTAACATTGAAACATCGTGATTTTGATAAGTTAAAAGAAGGTTCTATGTGGTTGTATAATGTGTTGTCTCAAAATTTAGATATGCCAGTTTTGGGTCCGGAAGAGCCAGCTATAAATAGAATTCGAAATGAATACATTAGGACTATAATGGTTAAAATACCAATTCAAAAAAACTTAGGCGCAACCAAACAAACTGTAGCAAAAGTGTTAATGAGTTTTGAAGCGGTTCCACAATATCGTTCTATTAAAGTAAAAGTGGATGTAGATGTGTATTAA